In a genomic window of Actinomadura rubteroloni:
- a CDS encoding aspartate aminotransferase family protein → MAKLSPVLKQATPVLAERGEGVHLYDADGRRYLDFTAGIGVTSTGHCHPRVVAAAREQTGTLIHGQYTTVLHPGLLRLTERLGDVLPAGLDSVFYLNSGSEAVEAAVRLARHATGRQNIVAFQGSFHGRTMGAAALTTAGTKFRAGIGPLMPGVAVAPFPQAYRYGWDEAEAVRFALRELDHLFATACAPADTAAFIVEPVLGEGGYIPAPPAFLAGLRERADRHGALLVVDEVQTGIGRTGRFWGHDHADVRPDVLITAKGLASGFPLSAIAAPAALMERAWPGSQGGTYGGNAVACAAALATLDVVRDEDLVGNAAVQGDRLHAGLRAIAAGHPVIGDVRGLGLMQACEFTAPSGEPDGATAARAQAAAAERGLLLLTCGGYGNVVRMIPPLVVTGEQVDEGLALFAKAVADAG, encoded by the coding sequence ATGGCGAAGCTGTCACCGGTGCTCAAGCAGGCGACGCCCGTGCTGGCCGAGCGCGGCGAGGGCGTCCATCTCTACGACGCCGACGGGCGGCGCTATCTGGACTTCACGGCGGGCATCGGCGTCACGAGCACCGGGCACTGCCATCCCCGGGTGGTCGCGGCGGCGCGCGAGCAGACCGGGACGCTGATCCACGGGCAGTACACGACCGTCCTGCACCCGGGCCTGCTGAGGCTCACCGAACGGCTCGGCGACGTCCTGCCCGCCGGGCTGGACTCGGTGTTCTACCTCAACAGCGGCAGCGAGGCCGTCGAGGCGGCGGTGCGGCTCGCGCGGCACGCGACCGGACGGCAGAACATCGTCGCGTTCCAGGGCTCGTTCCACGGCCGCACGATGGGCGCCGCCGCGCTGACCACGGCGGGCACCAAGTTCCGCGCGGGCATCGGGCCGCTGATGCCGGGCGTCGCGGTCGCGCCGTTCCCGCAGGCGTACCGGTACGGGTGGGACGAGGCGGAGGCCGTCCGGTTCGCGCTGCGCGAGCTGGACCACCTGTTCGCGACGGCGTGCGCGCCCGCCGACACCGCCGCGTTCATCGTGGAGCCGGTGCTCGGCGAGGGCGGCTACATCCCCGCCCCGCCCGCGTTCCTGGCGGGGCTGCGCGAGCGCGCGGACCGGCACGGCGCGCTGCTCGTCGTGGACGAGGTGCAGACCGGCATCGGCCGCACGGGACGGTTCTGGGGGCACGACCACGCCGATGTCCGGCCGGACGTCCTCATCACCGCCAAGGGCCTGGCCAGCGGGTTCCCGCTGTCGGCCATCGCGGCGCCCGCCGCGCTGATGGAACGGGCCTGGCCCGGCTCGCAGGGCGGCACGTACGGCGGCAACGCGGTGGCGTGCGCCGCCGCGCTCGCGACGCTGGACGTCGTCCGCGACGAGGACCTGGTCGGGAACGCGGCCGTCCAGGGCGACCGGCTGCACGCCGGGCTGCGCGCGATCGCCGCCGGCCACCCGGTGATCGGGGACGTGCGGGGGCTCGGGCTGATGCAGGCGTGCGAGTTCACGGCGCCGTCCGGCGAACCGGACGGGGCGACGGCGGCGCGGGCGCAGGCCGCCGCCGCCGAGCGCGGGCTGCTGCTGCTGACGTGCGGCGGGTACGGGAACGTCGTCCGGATGATC
- a CDS encoding GntR family transcriptional regulator, producing MRRPGELEPVPRRSTVEIVAAELRSAIMYGALPPGSQLGEAELATRLGISRGPLREAMQRLVQEGLLHSEPHRGLFVITLDHADVEDVYLSRLAIERAACALVMARNRGEAVARLTEALDALVAAARDRDRVAMSDADQAFHAVLVSASGSPRLERMAQTLLVETRMCLNELQDTYPEPDELVHEHRRIVDAIADGAEERLLRLIEEHMTGSIERLRPSARPLDSDPAS from the coding sequence ATGCGCCGACCGGGCGAGCTGGAACCGGTTCCCCGCCGATCGACGGTCGAGATCGTCGCGGCCGAGCTGCGTTCGGCGATCATGTACGGGGCGCTGCCGCCCGGCTCCCAGCTCGGCGAGGCCGAACTGGCGACCCGGCTCGGGATCAGCCGGGGGCCGCTGCGCGAGGCGATGCAGCGGCTCGTCCAGGAGGGCCTGCTGCACAGCGAGCCGCACCGCGGGCTGTTCGTGATCACGCTGGACCACGCGGACGTCGAGGACGTCTACCTGTCCCGGCTCGCGATCGAGCGCGCCGCGTGCGCGCTCGTCATGGCGCGCAACCGGGGCGAGGCGGTCGCGCGGCTGACCGAGGCGCTGGACGCCCTCGTCGCGGCGGCGCGCGACCGCGACCGGGTCGCGATGAGCGACGCCGACCAGGCGTTCCACGCGGTGCTGGTGAGCGCGTCGGGCAGCCCCCGGCTGGAGCGGATGGCGCAGACGCTGCTGGTCGAGACGCGGATGTGCCTGAACGAGCTGCAGGACACCTATCCCGAGCCGGACGAGCTGGTCCACGAGCACCGCCGGATCGTGGACGCCATCGCCGACGGCGCCGAGGAACGGCTGCTGCGGCTGATCGAGGAGCACATGACCGGGTCGATCGAGCGGCTGCGTCCGTCCGCCCGGCCCCTGGACAGCGACCCGGCTTCGTGA
- a CDS encoding maleate cis-trans isomerase family protein yields the protein MGRSIGFLYPGFSAEDDYPVLEGLLGDVALRVVHTEMREDAHRVDALLDIGGDGVLAAGARALRGLGVDAAVWACTSGSFVFGWDGAAAQAAGVGRTAGVPASSTSFAFVHAARRLGLRRVAVAATYPADVAGHFRAFLEHAGLEVVALASRGIVTAAEVGALGRDDVLDFVAAHDRPDADAVLVPDTALHTAAWLDDLEARVGKPVLTANQVSVWEGLRLTGGDRPRTGLGRLFSAG from the coding sequence ATGGGACGGAGCATCGGCTTCCTCTACCCCGGGTTCAGCGCCGAGGACGACTACCCCGTGCTGGAAGGGCTGCTCGGCGACGTCGCGCTGCGGGTCGTCCACACCGAGATGCGCGAGGACGCCCACCGCGTCGACGCCCTGCTGGACATCGGCGGCGACGGCGTCCTCGCAGCGGGCGCCCGCGCGCTGCGCGGCCTCGGCGTGGACGCGGCGGTGTGGGCCTGCACGAGCGGGAGCTTCGTGTTCGGCTGGGACGGCGCCGCCGCGCAGGCCGCCGGGGTCGGCCGGACGGCGGGCGTCCCGGCGTCCAGCACGTCGTTCGCGTTCGTCCACGCCGCGCGGCGGCTCGGGCTGCGGCGCGTCGCGGTCGCGGCGACCTATCCCGCCGACGTCGCCGGACATTTCCGGGCGTTCCTGGAGCACGCGGGGCTGGAGGTCGTCGCGCTGGCGAGCCGGGGCATCGTCACGGCCGCCGAGGTCGGCGCGCTCGGCCGCGACGACGTGCTGGACTTCGTCGCGGCGCACGACCGCCCGGACGCCGACGCGGTGCTCGTCCCCGACACCGCGCTGCACACCGCGGCCTGGCTGGACGACCTGGAGGCCCGCGTCGGCAAGCCCGTCCTGACCGCGAACCAGGTGAGCGTGTGGGAGGGTCTGCGACTGACCGGCGGCGACCGGCCCCGCACCGGGCTCGGCCGCCTTTTCTCCGCCGGGTGA
- a CDS encoding maleate cis-trans isomerase family protein translates to MAFDPAAVVRPALLAQHGVGVVAPFDFALDRELWRWTPDDVSLFLTRLPYVPVPVTVEMAAALSDHAVVGRATRDVLAPEPLGVVFACASGSFVHGAAGERALVGAMEDAGAPAATTTSGALVDALALLGVRRLAVVTPYIDAVTQRLLTFLAEHGVGVVASVGLGLLSHIWKVGYEEVVRAVSAVDRPDADAVFISCTNVPTYDIIAPLERMIGKPVLTANQVTMCMALRRMGWRAAGEDQRLVRHPDATAA, encoded by the coding sequence ATGGCGTTCGACCCGGCCGCGGTGGTCCGGCCCGCCCTCCTCGCCCAGCACGGCGTCGGCGTCGTCGCGCCGTTCGACTTCGCGCTCGATCGCGAGCTGTGGCGCTGGACGCCCGACGACGTGTCGCTGTTCCTCACCCGGCTCCCCTACGTCCCGGTCCCGGTGACGGTCGAGATGGCCGCTGCGCTGTCGGACCACGCGGTCGTCGGCCGCGCCACCCGCGACGTCCTCGCCCCCGAACCGCTCGGCGTGGTGTTCGCGTGCGCGTCCGGCAGCTTCGTGCACGGCGCGGCCGGTGAACGCGCGCTGGTCGGGGCGATGGAGGACGCGGGCGCGCCCGCCGCCACCACGACGTCCGGCGCGCTCGTGGACGCGCTCGCGCTGCTCGGCGTGCGGCGGCTCGCCGTCGTGACGCCCTACATCGACGCGGTGACGCAACGGCTGCTGACGTTCCTCGCCGAGCACGGCGTGGGAGTCGTCGCGTCGGTGGGGCTCGGTCTGCTCAGCCATATATGGAAGGTCGGTTATGAGGAGGTCGTACGAGCCGTGAGCGCGGTGGACCGTCCGGACGCCGACGCGGTGTTCATCTCCTGCACGAACGTCCCGACCTACGACATCATCGCCCCGCTGGAACGGATGATCGGAAAACCGGTGCTCACCGCCAACCAGGTGACCATGTGCATGGCGCTGCGCCGGATGGGGTGGCGCGCGGCGGGCGAGGACCAGCGGCTCGTCCGGCATCCCGACGCGACGGCGGCCTGA
- a CDS encoding DUF3830 family protein codes for MTITLERRGVSCTAELLDKDAPRTCAAVWDALPQGGDVYHAKYARNEVYTMVERFAPREVGLENPTVTPIPGDVVYFSFAGGMLDRAFKEEKSIDHLPGVIDLALFYGRNNLLLNGDVGWVPGNVYATVVDGLARMAEACNDVWRSGAVGERLVYRRHES; via the coding sequence ATCACCATCACGTTGGAGCGCCGGGGCGTGTCCTGCACCGCCGAGCTGCTCGACAAGGACGCGCCGCGCACCTGCGCGGCCGTATGGGACGCGCTCCCCCAGGGCGGCGACGTCTACCACGCCAAGTACGCGCGCAACGAGGTCTACACGATGGTGGAGCGGTTCGCTCCGCGGGAGGTCGGGCTGGAGAACCCGACCGTCACGCCCATCCCGGGCGACGTCGTCTACTTCTCCTTCGCCGGAGGCATGCTCGACCGCGCCTTCAAAGAGGAGAAGAGCATCGACCACCTGCCCGGCGTCATCGACCTCGCGCTGTTCTACGGCCGCAACAACCTGCTGCTCAACGGCGACGTCGGCTGGGTGCCCGGCAACGTGTACGCGACCGTCGTGGACGGCCTGGCGCGCATGGCCGAGGCGTGCAACGACGTGTGGCGCTCGGGCGCCGTCGGCGAACGGCTCGTCTACCGCCGGCACGAGAGCTGA
- a CDS encoding D-2-hydroxyacid dehydrogenase: MPMRVTVLCAGDRPPGLDALGHRADLRYVDAAGLAAALPDADVLFVWDFLSDAVPAAWPATGGPGWVHIASAGVDRLLFPALADRAVVTNSRGVFDGPIAEYVLGLVLAFAKDLPGTLRHQDARVWRHRETERIAGRSALVVGTGPIGRAVARLLRAAGLDVTGAGRAARTGDPDFGTVLAPAALHDGLAAADYLVLAAPLTPATRGMIDAAALARMRPSARLVNVGRGALVVEDALVAALRAGTIAGAALDVFAAEPLAPDSPLWTLPNVIVSPHMSGDAAGWRDELVALFADNLDRRLTGRPLRNVVDQRLGYVREHVREGAP, encoded by the coding sequence ATGCCGATGCGCGTGACGGTCCTGTGCGCAGGCGACCGGCCGCCCGGCCTAGACGCGCTCGGACACCGTGCCGACCTGCGCTACGTGGACGCGGCGGGCCTCGCCGCGGCACTCCCGGACGCCGACGTGCTGTTCGTCTGGGACTTCCTGTCCGACGCCGTCCCGGCGGCCTGGCCCGCGACCGGCGGCCCCGGCTGGGTCCACATCGCGAGCGCCGGGGTCGACCGGCTCCTGTTCCCCGCGCTCGCCGACCGCGCCGTCGTCACCAACTCGCGGGGCGTGTTCGACGGGCCGATCGCCGAGTACGTGCTCGGGCTCGTCCTGGCGTTCGCGAAAGACCTGCCCGGCACGCTCCGCCACCAGGACGCGCGCGTCTGGCGGCACCGCGAGACCGAGCGGATCGCCGGACGGTCCGCGCTCGTCGTCGGCACCGGCCCGATCGGCCGCGCCGTCGCCCGGCTGCTGCGCGCGGCGGGCCTGGACGTCACCGGCGCGGGCCGCGCGGCGCGCACCGGCGACCCCGACTTCGGGACCGTCCTGGCCCCGGCGGCGCTGCACGACGGCCTCGCCGCCGCCGACTACCTCGTGCTCGCCGCGCCGCTCACCCCCGCCACTCGCGGCATGATCGACGCCGCCGCGCTCGCCCGGATGCGGCCGTCCGCGCGGCTGGTCAACGTCGGCCGGGGCGCGCTCGTCGTGGAGGACGCCCTGGTCGCGGCGCTGCGCGCGGGCACGATCGCCGGTGCCGCGCTGGACGTGTTCGCCGCCGAGCCGCTCGCGCCGGACTCGCCGCTGTGGACGCTGCCGAACGTGATCGTCTCGCCGCACATGTCCGGCGACGCGGCGGGCTGGCGGGACGAACTCGTCGCGCTGTTCGCCGACAACCTCGACCGCCGCCTGACCGGCCGCCCGCTGCGCAACGTCGTGGACCAGCGGCTCGGCTACGTCCGCGAGCACGTCCGCGAGGGAGCGCCATGA
- a CDS encoding amidase has product MTDPADLSAAELLAAYRARTLSPVEAVAAVLHRIERENPVLNAFCLVTADEALTAARASADRWARGRPLPLDGVPVSIKDVFLTAGRPTLRGSRAVDPAGPWREDAPAVARLREAGAVAVGKTTTPEFAWKGVTDGPLTGVTRNPWDPALTPGGSSGGAAAAVAAGLAPLALGTDGGGSVRIPAAFTGTFTLKPTYGRVPHYPASPFGTLAHAGPMTRTVQDAVLLLDVITAPDPRDWAALPPPAGPFAATVPDVTGLRVAFSPDLGHARVDPEVAALVASAAETFAALGATVERADPGFADPVAAFWTLWSAGAAKVVEPLDPERRAGLDPGLREICEQGAAVTAAAYLDATAVRMDLGRRMGEFHERYDLLLTPTLPIAAFPAGRETPDGRPGERWTSWTPFTYPFNMTQQPAASVPCGFTAAGLPAGLQIVGPRHADARVLAACRAFEAARPWAGRRPPSAAGPP; this is encoded by the coding sequence ATGACCGACCCGGCCGACCTGTCCGCCGCCGAACTCCTCGCCGCCTACCGCGCCCGGACGCTGTCGCCGGTCGAGGCGGTCGCGGCCGTCCTGCACCGGATCGAGCGCGAGAACCCGGTGCTCAACGCGTTCTGCCTGGTCACCGCCGACGAGGCGCTGACCGCCGCCCGCGCCTCGGCGGACCGGTGGGCGCGCGGCCGGCCGCTGCCCCTGGACGGCGTCCCGGTCTCGATCAAGGACGTGTTCCTCACCGCCGGACGGCCCACGCTGCGGGGCAGCCGCGCGGTCGACCCCGCCGGGCCGTGGCGCGAGGACGCGCCCGCCGTGGCCCGCCTGCGGGAGGCGGGCGCCGTGGCCGTGGGGAAGACCACGACGCCGGAGTTCGCGTGGAAGGGCGTCACCGACGGCCCGCTGACCGGCGTCACCCGCAACCCGTGGGACCCGGCGCTGACGCCGGGCGGGTCCAGCGGCGGCGCGGCGGCGGCCGTCGCGGCGGGCCTGGCGCCGCTCGCCCTCGGCACCGACGGCGGCGGATCGGTGCGCATCCCGGCCGCGTTCACCGGCACGTTCACGCTGAAGCCGACGTACGGGCGGGTGCCGCACTACCCGGCGAGCCCGTTCGGGACGCTCGCGCACGCCGGCCCGATGACCCGGACGGTCCAGGACGCCGTCCTGCTGCTCGACGTCATCACCGCGCCCGACCCGCGCGACTGGGCCGCGCTGCCGCCGCCGGCCGGGCCGTTCGCCGCGACCGTCCCGGACGTGACGGGCCTGCGCGTCGCGTTCAGCCCCGACCTCGGCCACGCCCGCGTCGATCCGGAGGTGGCCGCGCTCGTCGCGTCCGCCGCCGAGACGTTCGCCGCGCTCGGCGCGACGGTGGAGCGCGCCGACCCGGGGTTCGCCGACCCCGTCGCCGCGTTCTGGACGCTGTGGTCCGCCGGGGCCGCCAAGGTCGTCGAGCCCCTGGACCCCGAGCGGCGGGCCGGCCTGGACCCCGGCCTGCGCGAAATCTGCGAGCAGGGCGCCGCCGTCACCGCCGCCGCGTACCTGGACGCCACCGCCGTCCGCATGGACCTCGGCCGCCGCATGGGCGAGTTCCACGAGCGCTACGACCTGCTGCTCACCCCGACGCTGCCGATCGCCGCGTTCCCGGCGGGCCGGGAGACGCCGGACGGGCGGCCGGGGGAGCGCTGGACGTCCTGGACGCCCTTCACCTACCCGTTCAACATGACGCAGCAGCCCGCCGCGAGCGTCCCGTGCGGGTTCACCGCCGCCGGGCTCCCGGCCGGGCTCCAGATCGTCGGCCCCCGGCACGCCGACGCCCGCGTCCTCGCCGCGTGCCGCGCGTTCGAGGCGGCCCGCCCGTGGGCCGGCCGCCGTCCGCCGTCAGCGGCGGGACCGCCGTGA
- a CDS encoding DUF1707 SHOCT-like domain-containing protein, with translation MTNIPQREPDVRASDADRERFAHVLRQAAGDGRLTLAETEERLGWVFASRTLGQLEQLVADLTADVYAGSTAAASGLPSWSSAYAVMSGCKRRGPWSAPKRFTAFSFWGSSSIDLREAVFPAGETKITAFAFMGGVEIIVPPDLNVQVEGVGMMGGFGQGASGPGAAGSPLVIVSGLAMWGSVSVKRRERRADRQARRAERRSRRSRR, from the coding sequence ATGACGAATATCCCGCAACGTGAGCCTGACGTCCGGGCCTCGGACGCCGACCGCGAGCGCTTCGCGCACGTCCTCCGCCAGGCCGCCGGAGACGGCCGCCTGACGCTCGCGGAGACCGAGGAACGGCTCGGCTGGGTGTTCGCGTCGCGGACGCTCGGCCAACTGGAACAGCTCGTCGCCGACCTGACGGCGGACGTGTACGCGGGGTCGACCGCCGCGGCGAGCGGGCTGCCGTCGTGGAGTTCGGCGTACGCGGTGATGAGCGGGTGCAAGCGGCGCGGGCCGTGGTCGGCGCCCAAGCGGTTCACGGCGTTCTCGTTCTGGGGGTCGAGCAGCATCGACCTGCGCGAGGCCGTGTTCCCCGCGGGCGAGACCAAGATCACCGCGTTCGCGTTCATGGGCGGCGTGGAGATCATCGTGCCGCCCGACCTCAACGTGCAGGTCGAGGGCGTCGGGATGATGGGCGGGTTCGGGCAGGGGGCGTCCGGGCCGGGCGCCGCCGGGTCGCCGCTCGTGATCGTCAGCGGCCTGGCGATGTGGGGCAGCGTGTCGGTGAAGCGGCGCGAGCGGCGGGCCGACCGGCAGGCGCGGCGGGCCGAGCGGCGCTCACGGCGGTCCCGCCGCTGA
- a CDS encoding ATP-binding protein has product MIVTVLAEMSRAGNLPAEMTRFIGRQRELGEARQVLARSRLVTLTGVGGVGKTRLAVRVAADLRRSFPDGAWLVELSALREPALLARTVADALRLPGQASGDQTDRLADHLSDKHLLLVLDTCEHLVDGCATLTEVLLRAAPRLRILATSREPLDVMGEHTLVIPPLPVADQDSATGDDAVTLFADRAEAMVPGFALTRDNHATVARLCRHLDGIPLAIELAAVRLRSMSVEQLVDRIDDRFRLLGTPRAAGGRHRTLRATIEWSHDLCTAQERLLWARLSVFPGDFDLAAAERVGAGGALAADALLDVLARLVEKSIVLCERDGRRYRMLDTLREYGAERLTELGERPDVLRRHRDHYLALAEEARRDALGAGQLPALIRLREENANLRVALEHSLSTPGDEETALHLAAVLQHYWLCLGKFGEALSWQDRVLTATEALPPAHRERAWVAFGTGLVAVQRGEAERGRALFERADAADDPVLRAHILHGTGLVALFEGELEGARTRIAQAREEFARLGHEEPAALLAGPHLSSVLALESDWDAALAVAEESVRAGEASGEVWNRSFALYARAAARWWTGRKDEAVDDLMACLQIKEDLGDQLGITLALDLLTPATLVRGRYEEAAMLLGATERMWRELGAQLQYGPHYMERRALSEKALQRRLPADRFQSAKRRGGELTITEAIALARGEPVAAPGPAPARETLTTREREVAALVAEGLTNRQIADRLVLAKRTVDSHVEHILTKLGFTARTEIAAWTPPPD; this is encoded by the coding sequence GTGATCGTCACGGTGCTGGCGGAGATGTCGCGGGCCGGGAATCTGCCCGCCGAGATGACGCGGTTCATCGGGCGGCAGCGTGAGCTCGGCGAGGCCCGCCAGGTGCTGGCCCGGTCCCGGCTCGTCACGCTGACCGGCGTCGGCGGCGTCGGCAAGACGCGGCTGGCGGTGCGGGTCGCCGCCGACCTGCGCCGGTCGTTCCCCGACGGGGCGTGGCTGGTGGAGCTGTCGGCGCTGCGCGAGCCCGCGCTGCTCGCCCGGACGGTCGCCGACGCGCTGCGGCTGCCCGGCCAGGCGTCCGGCGACCAGACCGACCGGCTCGCCGACCATCTGTCCGACAAGCACCTGCTGCTCGTCCTGGACACCTGCGAGCACCTGGTGGACGGCTGCGCGACGCTCACCGAGGTGCTGCTGCGCGCCGCGCCCCGGCTGCGGATCCTCGCGACCAGCCGCGAGCCGCTGGACGTCATGGGCGAGCACACGCTCGTCATCCCGCCGCTGCCGGTCGCCGACCAGGACAGCGCGACCGGCGACGACGCGGTGACGCTGTTCGCCGACCGCGCCGAGGCGATGGTCCCGGGGTTCGCGCTGACGCGGGACAACCACGCGACGGTCGCCCGGCTGTGCCGCCACCTGGACGGCATCCCGCTCGCGATCGAACTGGCCGCCGTCCGGCTGCGGAGCATGTCGGTGGAACAGCTCGTGGACCGCATCGACGACCGGTTCCGGCTGCTCGGCACCCCGCGCGCGGCGGGCGGACGGCACCGGACGCTCCGCGCGACGATCGAGTGGAGCCACGACCTGTGCACCGCGCAGGAGCGGCTGCTGTGGGCGCGGCTGTCGGTGTTCCCCGGCGACTTCGACCTGGCCGCCGCCGAGCGCGTCGGGGCGGGCGGCGCGCTGGCCGCCGACGCCCTGCTGGACGTCCTCGCCCGGCTGGTGGAGAAGTCGATCGTGCTGTGCGAGCGCGACGGCCGCCGCTACCGGATGCTGGACACGCTGCGCGAGTACGGCGCGGAGCGGCTGACCGAGCTGGGCGAGCGCCCGGACGTCCTGCGCCGCCACCGCGACCACTACCTCGCGCTGGCCGAGGAGGCGCGGCGGGACGCGCTCGGCGCCGGGCAGCTCCCCGCGCTGATCCGGCTGCGGGAGGAGAACGCGAACCTGCGGGTCGCGCTGGAGCACTCGCTGTCCACGCCGGGCGACGAGGAGACGGCGCTGCACCTGGCGGCCGTCCTGCAGCACTACTGGCTGTGCCTCGGGAAGTTCGGCGAGGCGCTGAGCTGGCAGGACCGGGTGCTCACCGCGACCGAGGCGCTGCCGCCCGCCCACCGCGAGCGGGCGTGGGTGGCGTTCGGGACGGGCCTGGTCGCCGTCCAGCGCGGCGAGGCCGAGCGCGGCCGGGCGCTGTTCGAGCGCGCCGACGCCGCCGACGACCCGGTGCTGCGCGCCCACATCCTGCACGGGACGGGCCTGGTCGCGCTGTTCGAGGGCGAGCTGGAGGGCGCCCGGACCCGCATCGCGCAGGCGCGCGAGGAGTTCGCGCGGCTCGGCCACGAGGAACCGGCCGCGCTGCTGGCCGGGCCGCACCTGTCGTCGGTGCTGGCGCTGGAGAGCGACTGGGACGCGGCGCTCGCGGTCGCCGAGGAGAGCGTCCGGGCGGGCGAGGCCAGCGGCGAGGTCTGGAACCGGTCGTTCGCGCTGTACGCGCGGGCGGCGGCGCGCTGGTGGACGGGCCGCAAGGACGAGGCCGTGGACGACCTCATGGCCTGCCTCCAGATCAAGGAGGACCTCGGCGACCAGCTCGGCATCACGCTCGCCCTCGACCTGCTGACCCCCGCCACGCTGGTGCGGGGCCGCTACGAGGAGGCGGCGATGCTGCTCGGCGCGACCGAGCGCATGTGGCGCGAGCTGGGCGCGCAGCTCCAGTACGGCCCGCACTACATGGAGCGGCGGGCGCTGTCGGAGAAGGCCCTCCAGCGCCGTCTGCCCGCCGACCGGTTCCAGTCCGCCAAGCGGCGCGGCGGCGAGCTGACGATCACCGAGGCGATCGCGCTGGCGCGCGGCGAGCCGGTGGCCGCGCCCGGCCCGGCGCCCGCACGTGAGACGCTCACCACACGGGAGCGCGAAGTGGCGGCGCTGGTGGCGGAAGGGCTCACCAACCGACAGATCGCGGACCGGCTCGTCCTCGCCAAGCGCACCGTGGACTCACATGTCGAGCACATCCTCACCAAGCTCGGATTCACGGCCCGGACGGAGATCGCGGCCTGGACACCGCCGCCCGATTAA